A region of Actinomycetota bacterium DNA encodes the following proteins:
- a CDS encoding TetR/AcrR family transcriptional regulator has protein sequence MTPAERARAPRGQGDRLREELLDAAEQLLVERGSVDAVSVRQIVEHVGCTPPAMYLHFEDKDGLFREVCGRRFEEFGAALEEAAADATDPLDELQRRGMAYVRYGLEHPEAYRVLFLARSDERNWEMTEDDPGMRALSALVAAVQRAIDAGALVADDAPTVAVALWAAVHGTTALLLNQPSGEDGPLVMPGVEALTDRVLQMCIDGLRPR, from the coding sequence GTGACCCCGGCCGAACGCGCTCGCGCGCCCCGCGGACAGGGTGATCGGCTGCGCGAAGAGCTGCTCGACGCTGCCGAGCAACTGCTCGTCGAACGGGGCAGCGTCGATGCGGTCTCGGTGCGCCAGATCGTCGAGCACGTCGGTTGCACGCCGCCGGCGATGTACCTGCACTTCGAGGACAAGGACGGGCTGTTCCGGGAGGTCTGTGGGCGGAGGTTCGAGGAGTTCGGGGCCGCTCTCGAGGAGGCTGCCGCCGACGCCACCGACCCACTCGATGAGCTGCAGCGACGGGGCATGGCGTACGTGCGCTACGGCCTCGAGCACCCGGAGGCCTACCGCGTGCTGTTCCTCGCCCGCAGCGACGAGCGCAACTGGGAGATGACCGAGGACGACCCCGGGATGCGTGCGCTCAGCGCCCTGGTGGCGGCGGTCCAGCGCGCCATAGACGCTGGAGCCCTCGTCGCGGACGACGCACCGACCGTCGCGGTGGCGCTGTGGGCCGCGGTGCACGGGACGACGGCGCTGCTGCTCAACCAGCCGTCGGGTGAGGATGGTCCCCTGGTGATGCCGGGTGTGGAGGCGTTGACCGACCGCGTCCTGCAGATGTGCATCGACGGCCTCCGCCCACGCTGA
- a CDS encoding enoyl-CoA hydratase/isomerase family protein → MALVEVARDGGVATITLNDPDRRNAMSVAMGEALHGAFADLARDEDLRSAVLTGTPPAFCAGGDLGMLEEHARRTRDEGYDATADMRRFYGLFLSVRELPVPVIAAVNGHAIGAGLCVAMACDLLIVAEEAKVGLNFAQLGLHPGMAASWLLPRLVGRQRAAELLYTGRLISGQEAGDIELALGVLPADGVLDHALDRARRIAAASPVVVRQLKRSLTVTWDNTLEEQLDVEAAAQSTNYGTVDLAEGLAAIREKRPPAF, encoded by the coding sequence ATGGCACTGGTCGAGGTGGCCCGTGACGGCGGAGTGGCCACCATCACGCTCAACGATCCCGACCGCCGCAACGCGATGTCAGTCGCGATGGGAGAGGCGCTCCACGGCGCCTTCGCCGACCTGGCTCGTGATGAGGATCTCCGGTCGGCCGTGCTGACCGGGACGCCGCCGGCGTTCTGTGCCGGAGGGGATCTCGGGATGCTCGAGGAGCACGCCCGCCGCACCCGCGACGAGGGCTACGACGCGACCGCGGACATGCGCCGCTTCTACGGGCTGTTCCTGTCGGTGCGCGAGCTGCCAGTGCCGGTGATCGCGGCTGTGAACGGCCACGCGATCGGGGCGGGTCTGTGCGTCGCGATGGCGTGTGACCTGCTGATCGTCGCGGAGGAGGCGAAGGTCGGACTCAACTTCGCGCAGCTCGGGCTGCATCCAGGGATGGCGGCGTCGTGGCTGCTCCCCCGGCTCGTGGGTCGCCAGCGCGCAGCGGAGCTGCTGTACACGGGCCGACTGATCAGCGGCCAGGAAGCGGGCGACATCGAACTCGCCCTCGGCGTGCTCCCCGCCGACGGGGTGCTCGATCACGCCCTCGACCGTGCGCGTCGGATCGCCGCCGCCTCACCGGTCGTGGTCCGACAGCTCAAGCGCTCCCTCACCGTGACGTGGGACAACACGCTCGAGGAACAGCTCGACGTCGAGGCCGCGGCCCAGTCGACCAACTACGGCACGGTCGACCTCGCCGAGGGACTGGCCGCGATCCGCGAGAAGCGCCCTCCCGCCTTCTGA
- a CDS encoding DUF2723 domain-containing protein, with amino-acid sequence MRRSDLVSARLDRVIPAALFTAFLALRLPLRSGFLVNWDAVNYALGLEVIDLEHHQPHPPGYLGFILLGRAARLVTGDANAALTVVSVIAGAAIPALFYLLARRVLRRPFAVGGAILLGSSPVVWYYSVVALSYAVGGALVLAVVYAAHRARTDASRGWLIGAAVALSALGAVRQIDMALLLPVVIWAAVPFEHRTRIRGAVALVLTSLLWGIPLLLLAGGIGAYLDYATGLATFAGGRTWLGSFDPVGMAQNFGLVALGLVVGLNVLLLPWAASTLGGQRPFRRLDAATRQLVLLWTVPALLVFLLVHTGQVGYVLVILPAGVLVATAAAQALVDERATETLLRRAFPRRRTTVVAGALAVNLIGFFVLPPVGHTVLSARDTQATDTDPQATFIQDRTRQFDLRRNDEHWADLIATVERFDPDKAVVLGVPTSGGSFRHLTYYAPDHLVLGLGFDRGGRFGALATARDRTSDYSIDSIGAARPEISLPAGTRYVLVPDREVAVGLRWEALRPVKVHDRIVLYALAVPDGVRLVFHQAREWSPPFIELVRPGAERFDRRTPVPVGHA; translated from the coding sequence TTGCGCCGCAGCGACCTGGTCAGCGCACGTCTGGACCGCGTGATCCCGGCGGCGCTGTTCACCGCGTTCCTGGCGCTGCGCCTGCCCTTGCGGAGCGGCTTCCTCGTCAACTGGGACGCGGTCAACTACGCGCTGGGCCTCGAGGTGATCGACCTCGAGCACCACCAGCCTCACCCCCCGGGCTACCTCGGCTTCATCCTGCTCGGGCGCGCGGCGCGGCTGGTCACCGGCGACGCCAACGCAGCCTTGACCGTGGTCAGTGTGATCGCGGGCGCCGCCATCCCGGCGCTGTTCTACCTGCTCGCCCGCCGCGTGCTGCGTCGTCCGTTCGCCGTCGGAGGCGCGATCCTGCTCGGGAGCTCGCCGGTCGTCTGGTACTACAGCGTCGTCGCGCTGAGCTACGCCGTGGGCGGCGCGCTGGTGCTGGCCGTGGTCTACGCCGCCCACCGCGCGCGGACCGACGCGTCACGCGGTTGGCTCATCGGCGCCGCCGTCGCGCTTTCGGCACTCGGCGCGGTTCGCCAGATCGACATGGCGTTGCTGCTCCCCGTGGTGATCTGGGCGGCGGTGCCCTTCGAGCACCGCACACGCATCCGGGGCGCCGTCGCCCTCGTGCTGACCTCGCTGCTGTGGGGCATCCCGCTGCTGCTCCTCGCGGGTGGCATCGGTGCCTACCTCGACTACGCGACCGGACTGGCCACGTTCGCGGGAGGACGCACGTGGCTGGGATCGTTCGACCCGGTGGGGATGGCACAGAACTTCGGGCTCGTCGCACTCGGGCTCGTCGTCGGGCTCAACGTGCTGCTCCTGCCGTGGGCAGCGTCGACCCTCGGAGGCCAGCGTCCGTTCCGACGTCTGGACGCGGCGACACGCCAGCTCGTGCTCCTGTGGACGGTCCCGGCGCTGCTGGTCTTCCTCCTCGTGCACACCGGACAGGTCGGCTACGTCCTCGTCATCCTGCCCGCCGGCGTGCTCGTCGCCACGGCGGCGGCGCAGGCCCTGGTCGACGAGCGCGCGACCGAGACGCTGCTGCGTCGCGCGTTCCCGCGGCGTCGCACCACGGTCGTGGCAGGGGCCCTGGCGGTCAACCTCATCGGGTTCTTCGTGCTCCCACCCGTCGGGCACACGGTCCTGTCCGCTCGCGACACGCAGGCCACCGACACCGATCCGCAAGCGACCTTCATCCAGGATCGGACGCGCCAGTTCGACCTGCGCCGCAACGACGAGCACTGGGCGGACCTCATCGCGACGGTCGAGCGTTTCGATCCCGACAAGGCGGTCGTCCTCGGGGTGCCGACGAGCGGGGGCAGCTTCCGGCACCTGACCTACTACGCCCCGGACCATCTCGTTCTCGGTCTGGGGTTCGATCGTGGCGGACGGTTCGGCGCTCTCGCGACCGCTCGGGACCGCACCAGCGACTACAGCATCGACTCGATCGGGGCCGCGCGACCCGAGATCAGCCTGCCAGCGGGGACCAGGTACGTGCTCGTGCCCGACCGCGAGGTGGCGGTCGGTCTGCGCTGGGAGGCGCTCCGCCCCGTCAAGGTCCACGATCGGATCGTGCTGTACGCGCTCGCGGTGCCGGACGGGGTGCGGCTCGTGTTCCACCAGGCGCGTGAGTGGTCGCCGCCGTTCATCGAGCTCGTGCGCCCCGGAGCGGAGCGGTTCGACCGCCGTACGCCGGTCCCAGTCGGGCACGCATGA
- a CDS encoding DUF4185 domain-containing protein has translation MLQLVAAGGVALLVGVLFLLRARSRRPCWFRTVERSSSVALLACGALLTTAGLVPDVASELGLGLPPRCLEKPKPSEGTADPEGAELAQLKRDREPDRHRPPVAVHGVAPVAKITGPGSVNRTFTRWEVAGTDLGHMFEHRDRLAVVFGDTFAGPDRSGWRSNVLAWTDPGPLEDGLIFTGMVEDGSGRARELLGSLKLRGWEETVIPTNGISLGDRMVLHYMSVRCWGPPGSWVVNHSGLAVSDDDGVTWQRLRGARWSAASNFAQVAFVTGGEQGDDVHVLGIPAGRDGAAHLARVPLRDLLDVRAWRYWDGGGWSADPDTAAPVVPGPVGELSVAWSLGLGRWLMLYLNDDVGAVEIRTAERLTGPWSAPRMLVSAVDVPTLYAPYLVPGTLAEPEVYFTLSRFDDYNVYLMRARLGPAYGGRTAPLRGARAR, from the coding sequence TTGCTACAGCTGGTCGCCGCTGGAGGCGTAGCGCTGCTCGTCGGGGTCCTGTTCCTCCTCCGTGCGCGATCCAGACGACCGTGCTGGTTCCGCACGGTCGAACGATCCAGCAGCGTCGCGCTGCTCGCCTGCGGGGCGTTGCTGACGACGGCGGGCCTCGTCCCGGACGTGGCGTCCGAGCTGGGCCTGGGGCTGCCTCCACGTTGCCTCGAGAAGCCGAAGCCGTCGGAAGGGACGGCCGATCCCGAAGGGGCCGAGCTCGCGCAGCTCAAGCGCGATCGTGAACCCGACCGACACCGGCCGCCGGTCGCGGTCCACGGGGTGGCGCCGGTCGCGAAGATCACGGGCCCCGGATCGGTGAACCGCACGTTCACCCGCTGGGAGGTCGCGGGGACCGACCTCGGTCACATGTTCGAGCACCGGGACCGTCTCGCGGTCGTGTTCGGCGACACGTTCGCGGGACCGGACCGGTCGGGGTGGCGCAGCAACGTGCTCGCGTGGACGGATCCTGGACCGCTCGAGGATGGCCTGATCTTCACCGGCATGGTCGAGGACGGAAGCGGACGAGCACGCGAGCTACTCGGATCGCTGAAGCTGCGCGGGTGGGAGGAGACGGTGATCCCCACCAACGGGATCTCCCTCGGCGACAGGATGGTGCTGCACTACATGTCCGTGCGCTGTTGGGGACCACCAGGTAGCTGGGTCGTCAACCACTCCGGCCTGGCGGTCTCGGACGACGACGGTGTCACCTGGCAGCGCCTGCGGGGCGCACGGTGGTCAGCGGCGAGCAACTTCGCGCAGGTCGCGTTCGTGACCGGGGGCGAGCAGGGCGACGATGTGCACGTCCTGGGCATCCCGGCCGGGAGGGACGGCGCGGCACACCTGGCGCGTGTGCCGCTGCGCGACCTGCTCGACGTCCGCGCGTGGCGGTACTGGGACGGCGGTGGTTGGTCGGCCGATCCGGATACCGCGGCGCCGGTCGTGCCCGGGCCGGTCGGGGAGTTGTCGGTGGCGTGGAGCCTGGGCCTTGGCCGGTGGCTGATGCTGTACCTCAACGACGACGTCGGCGCGGTCGAGATCCGGACGGCGGAGCGGTTGACGGGGCCGTGGTCGGCGCCCCGCATGCTGGTGTCCGCCGTCGACGTGCCGACCCTGTACGCCCCCTACCTGGTCCCCGGGACGCTGGCGGAACCGGAGGTGTACTTCACCCTCTCGCGCTTCGATGACTACAACGTCTACCTCATGCGTGCCCGACTGGGACCGGCGTACGGCGGTCGAACCGCTCCGCTCCGGGGCGCACGAGCTCGATGA